One stretch of Eretmochelys imbricata isolate rEreImb1 chromosome 1, rEreImb1.hap1, whole genome shotgun sequence DNA includes these proteins:
- the KCNJ4 gene encoding inward rectifier potassium channel 4, protein MIKRAMGSVRVNRYSIVSTEEDGHKVSALGNMNGHSWNGKGHVPRRKRRNRFVKKNGQCNVYFANLSNKSQRYMADIFTTCVDTRWRYMFMIFSAAFLVSWLFFGFLFWCIAFFHGDLGATGVGGVPSTAKPCIMHVNGFLGAFLFSVETQTTIGYGFRCVTEECPLAIMAVVVQSIVGCVIDSFMIGTIMAKMARPKKRAQTLLFSHHAVISVRDGKLCLMWRVGNLRRSHIVEAHVRAQLIKPYMTQEGEYLPLDQRDLNVGYDIGLDRIFLVSPIIIVHEIDEESPLYGMGKEELEMEDFEIVVILEGMVEATAMTTQARSSYLASEILWGHRFEPVVFEEKNRYKVDYSHFHKTYEVAGTPCCSARELQESKITILSSPPPPSAFCYENELALVSQDEDEDEDEVEVGPGLGGSTKKDGGVIQMTEFGSHLDLERLQATIPLDTISYRRESAI, encoded by the coding sequence gtACAGCATTGTCTCAACTGAAGAGGATGGGCACAAGGTCTCTGCTCTGGGCAACATGAATGGGCACAGCTGGAATGGGAAAGGACATGTTCCCAGGCGGAAACGCCGTAACCGTTTTGTGAAGAAGAATGGCCAGTGCAACGTGTACTTTGCCAACCTGAGCAACAAGTCCCAACGCTACATGGCCGACATCTTCACCACATGTGTGGACACTCGCTGGCGCTACATGTTTATGATCTTCTCAGCAGCCTTCCTGGTCTCCTGGCTCTTCTTCGGCTTCCTCTTCTGGTGCATTGCTTTCTTCCATGGTGATCTGGGTGCCACTGGGGTGGGCGGTGTCCCCAGTACTGCAAAACCCTGCATCATGCATGTCAATGGCTTCCTAGGAGCCTTTCTCTTCTCGGTGGAGACACAGACCACCATTGGGTATGGGTTCCGTTGTGTGACTGAGGAGTGCCCGCTGGCCATCATGGCAGTAGTGGTCCAGTCCATCGTGGGCTGTGTCATCGACTCCTTCATGATCGGCACCATCATGGCCAAGATGGCGCGGCCCAAGAAACGGGCCCAGACCCTCCTTTTCAGCCATCATGCTGTCATCTCTGTGCGCGATGGCAAACTGTGCCTCATGTGGCGAGTGGGAAACTTGCGGAGGAGTCACATTGTGGAGGCTCATGTCCGGGCTCAGCTCATCAAGCCCTACATGACACAGGAAGGTGAGTACCTCCCGCTGGACCAGCGGGACCTCAACGTGGGCTATGACATAGGCCTTGACCGCATATTCCTGGTGTCCCCCATTATCATTGTCCATGAGATTGATGAGGAGAGCCCACTCTATGGAATGGGCAAGGAGGAGCTTGAGATGGAGGACTTTGAGATTGTGGTCATCCtggaggggatggtggaggccacAGCCATGACCACCCAGGCTCGCAGCTCCTACCTGGCCAGTGAGATCCTCTGGGGCCACCGTTTCGAGCCTGTGGTCTTTGAGGAGAAGAACCGCTACAAAGTGGACTACTCACACTTCCACAAGACCTACGAGGTGGCTGGCACCCCTTGCTGCTCAGCCCGGGAGCTGCAAGAGAGCAAGATCACTATCCTGTCTTCTCCGCCACCTCCTAGTGCCTTCTGTTATGAGAACGAGTTGGCCTTAGTCAGCCAAGATGAAGATGAGGATGAGGATGAGGTGGAAGTGGGGCCCGGGTTAGGAGGAAGCACCAAGAAGGATGGAGGAGTCATCCAGATGACGGAATTTGGGAGTCACTTGGATCTGGAACGGCTACAGGCTACCATCCCCCTGGACACCATCTCCTACCGCAGAGAGTCAGCCATCTGA